One stretch of Arachis duranensis cultivar V14167 chromosome 1, aradu.V14167.gnm2.J7QH, whole genome shotgun sequence DNA includes these proteins:
- the LOC107480553 gene encoding uncharacterized protein LOC107480553: MRFLRAWRWHLSQHQKWFSWEVSWLLLPISLEQEILVPNEHCCGSREALMTLCSKNRIGDNVLNLVASKLIKRAAIIVEGNKWFLPTTFAQIALQQRDISVATMEYIKTNFWARLKISIR, from the exons ATGAGATTCCTACG TGCTTGGAGGTGGCATTTAAGCCAACATCAGAAATGGTTTTCATGGGAAGTGAGTTGGCTATTGTTGCCTATATCTTTGGAACA AGAGATTCTTGTGCCTAATGAACATTGTTGTGGAAGCCGAGAAGCATTGATGACCCTTTGTTCGAAAAATCGGATTGGAGATAAC GTTTTGAATCTGGTGGCATCAAAGCTTATAAAACGTGCAGCAATTATAGTGGAAGGCAACAAATGGTTCCTCCCAACCACTTTTGCT CAAATAGCACTCCAACAACGAGATATTTCTGTTGCGACAATGGAATAcatcaaaacaaatttttggGCAAGGTTGAAGATCTCTATAAGGTAA